The Xiphophorus couchianus chromosome 22, X_couchianus-1.0, whole genome shotgun sequence genome includes the window TTCCAATTCCCCACCACGACGATGTTCTTCCCTTGTTCTTTGTCCTGaaacacagatttaaaataCATCTGACAAAGAAAACTGACTTGAGAGGAGAAGAACCTTCAaatttcttggaaaaaaaatggttgACAAACTGACTGTTGAAACCTGTGAAATACAAACGCATTGATCAAGCTAATAttgatttcctgttttgtgattttgaaaaatgttatttttttgtctttcaaggACAATAAGccggtgtaccccgcctctcgcctgcatCAGCACCACTCCTGATCCCAtgagggacaagggtgtaaaaaaatggatggatggatgaaggacgATAagccacacaaaaaaattcttaaaagaCAAAGTAGGTATTGGACCAGTTAACTACTGACAAATTTTTAACCCTGGCTGACTGATTGGTGCTTTCTTAGTCTAAATCCAGTTGataaattaaagaataaaacaactgTGCTGTAATATACGtattcagccttcctgttatttgATTATACTTACGCTCACTCCGTGATTGAAAGAATCACAAATATGTCTCAAATGCTGTATAAGATCATTTGATTCTAATAAGCATCCCTGTGCTTCCTCttacttcttttttaaacatgtcattGATACTGAAGCTAGCTAACTTTGAGCCTTCAGTTTTAATTCAAGTCATCTTACCTCATGGTACTGATGGACATGTTTTCCATAACAGAATTCATATTTCCACCAGCCCACGCCCTGAAACACACATGAAGATGATCATGAATTACAGAGTAGTTTTAGAAATGACCTTTATGTGTTAAATGAAAACGCGCCTCACCCCTTGCAGACAATACAAGCCACTGAGAAACTCCTTGATCAACTGGTCGTCTGTCAAACGAGAGATGTGTGTCGTTCCCACTGTGACCTGAACCTGTCCTCCAACAGTCATGGGTTTGTGCGTAGAGGTGAAAGCTTCCTCTCTAACCGGTGACACTCCCTCCTGTGACAAAGACAAAACTTGATTAAACTTTATAAACAGGGGGCgttgttttttacttttcgTTGATTTGCTCACCTCTCTGATGTCTGCATTGGTGCTGAAAGGTGGTTTAAGCAGCTCCTCTTGCTCTTTATCTAACTGTGTGAGCCTCTGGGGCTGCAGGGGGGAGCCCTCCATAGCCTGGCAAAAGATGGCATTCACTGGGGAGGACTTGAATCTAAGGAACATGCATCGCGTTAGGAAACGATTTCATTCCAGAGAAACACAACATGAAGTACTTCTAGAATAGTTCTTTAGAGTCCTACCTGTATTTTGGGTGTGTGCACAGCAGCGGTGTTAACACCACGACCTCATATTCACAGGTGGTGACCTCTGCAATGGACAGAATCTCATGTTTGGCTTCTGGATGGCAGACGTACAACACGGAGGTGGAGCGTGGCAGGTTCTGCTTCAACGTACACGGAGTCCCGTATCCCATTTTCACCGAGTAGTATGGAGTCAGCTGACCTTCGATGTTTTTAGTGGGCACCTAAACAgcaaattttgaataaaatggaAGTAACAGATGTGAACAAAATCTGTATGGCAATTTAGTTTCAGTATATTACTTACTTCTGTTTGTGAAGCTGTTTTagcattttctctctcttcatcttgatctaaaatttaaaaaaaaagaaaaaaaaaaggtcagccACAACTTGTACACAAGTCAAAAATTTGTCTTAGCTCATTTCAGAAATCAAATAACAGAAATCGAGATGCAAAGCCACAATATACCCCACCTGTATCAGCTGACTGACTCTTCTGATCCATATTCCCCAGGTAATACTCCTGAACACTGATCTTCTGTGGAAGCACACATGATAATTTTAGGATCCATGTGCTGGCTTCTCATTCATGTCATCTGACCGTTGACCACTCAACCCACTCACCTGACCCGTCTCCTTCTCTTCATGATACTGCCTGACATGCTTCCCGTGGCACACTTCATATGTCCAGTAAGACTCAATCTACAAGGTTGCATTAAAAATTGAGAGGCTTACAATTATCAAAGACTCCTCCTACCcaagaaaaatgattttccaTCACGGTCTGCTAACGTTGCATGAACTCTAACTGAAGACAGTTTCAATTTCATGTCTCACCCTGTAGGAGCAGCTGCTTCGTTTGAACAGCGGCTCCAGAAGCTCTCCTGGACTGGGACCACCATACCCCTTATCATCATCCTGAGACACCAAATTAGACAAGTAACACAACAACACTTTAAAGAGTAAGACATCAAATCATTAAAAGGTTTCTATGTTATATTGGTCGGAGCTACACAGATCTTCCGTGCCTTAGTTTTATGCAATTTTAGCTGCACTTTTAGTATCTAACTTTCAACTTTGCTATTTCATCTATACTGGTcctaatgtaaataatttagattgaatacttgaaaataaaactttcactATGATGTagatttcagcttttttcaTGCTTAGGCTTTTTAGGTCTTTATCTTTCACTTTGTAAAAGTTGgttctttttattactttctgtttttgtcgtgtttaaaattttctgtaCTTTCTTGCTTCTGTACAATGCGCTGGGAATATAGAGTTTTTCTATTGATGAGTTGCTTTTCTCCTCAGTTACAACAGACAACTCACAGTATGTACTGGAAGAATAAGTATTAGTATTACTTAACCTGTGTGTGATCAAATAAATGACAGAATTGTTATCAGGCTGGTTTGGTGGTCATAATGAAAAACTATATGCTTTTAAAGGTGTCTTAAGATCAGTAAAAGGTTAAATGTTTTATGCCACATGGGTGGTTCATTAATTTATCTATTGAAGTAAGGAAGCGTTTCTTAAgatcattaaatataaaaagacgAAGGTTTTACTCCCTGAAGTTGAACCAAACTATGTATTGCTCACCTCTTCCCCATTTGCCAGTGAAGGCAACAAACATTTGTACTTCTCCTTTTCAGTTGTTGTCATGATGACGAAGTCATCTTCACTGTAAGGAGCACCTGAAGTTGGCTGCAAAacgggagaaaaaaagagaatcacAATAAGGTTTGGGATACAAAAAGAGGACCTTAACGTAGTAGTTTAGGCTTACTTCCAACCTAAACTAGTAACATTCGTGTATGATCAGGTtcttgcagttttaaaaacattgtgctTTAAAGCAAGTAGGAAGCCTACCAGTCTGAATTCAGCACCCGGCCAGGTTATTTTAAAAGGAATCTCATCAGTAAATGAGGGATACCCCCCTCTGTTTGCAGAGACGTCGCTGCAGACCCCCAATAGTCCTCCAAAAAGGACCAACATCAGCCCAGCAATCATCTCTCCTGCCCGGCTGCTTAGTTCCTGCAGCCCCCTCCGCATGTTCGTTGAAAGCCTCTTTACCTCCCACTCGCTGCTGGACAAATCACTTAAAAGATACTTCAGTTTGGCACAAATCCTTCCAATGACAACGGGAGGCGGATGTCAACACTACGCCAAACACAGGAAGTGACCTGTTGGCTGCCACGTCGTTTTCCGTCTTTGAGTTTAGCGCAGTAACAACACTGCCCTctggtggcaaaaaaaaaggagcttaAAGAGGTCTTGTCTTGTGCGAAATTCTGTTAccctgtgaaaatctgttccccctgtgtcgggagcgcgcattgcAGCCAGAGAGGCGGATCTGACGGATCTGACCATGTTCACGGCTCTTCTGGTCGATTTCTCAGTAAAATAACTCATATAATCATGTCAAGGTTGTAACATTCAGTTTAATCGgcagctgttgttttaaaaagaagcgataacaaaattgtaaaatgaataaataaacgaggtcttcttacgctgttttgtgttgttattataaacgccaagagaatcggtcattttccaacttttgtcacttaaatctgacaaataaaagtaagtcatcaaacacagttttccaacacgtagtgtgtatttataatttttcattgctgatataagagGATGGAAGCTGGCTGACAGCAGGGCACAAAaattaagacttcctgaaaagatgtagactttctggtaaatcccattctaatgtaaaatatgacagattactggATTAAGGAAATTTATAGTATACTACATGctattacacataaaaaaatttgaGAATTTGGAAACAGTTGCTCTTTATTTCCCAAAGttaaggaggaggagaggagaatcgatatttcagctgcctgaaattatttgccaaagttaaaGGAGGGAAACCAAATACTTTAGCCACCTGATATAATCCGTTCCCACTCTATACCATGGGAATAAATTGGCGGCAGAGCGGGAACCTTGGGGATGTGTCCAATCCTGGCTGACCTCCTGAGAAATCAATCAGAAGAgccgtgaaaatggtcagatccgTCAGATCTGCCTCTCTGGCTgcaatgcgcgctcccgacacagggggaGCAGGGTAACAGAATGTTGCACAAGACCTGAAGTTAAAGCGCACTCATTGGATcgtatttataaaataaatacaaataatattaaataatcatgttttatatgtaCACAGATGTACTTTACATATTGTGTACTTTTATACGTAcagtataaataaagtttttcggAAGAGAGTCAAAAGCAAGCTTTTCGGGGCTTAATAAACGAGAAAACTTACAGATGCACAAAGGTTCGCGTGATTTGAAGACTTCACGGTGTCATattttaatgacagttttaaaatgtaatttataaatggaaaaagaaaagagctcAATAGCTGAGCTCTGCCTCCTATTGGAAAGATCTCGAAATACACGTTCTAATCTGAATTCAGAGAGCAAAGGGTGAGCTTAAGAACATGTCAAGCTGCCGCAGAACTGAACTTTGACTTACAAGAAGGTATTATCTTAAGTTCTTCTATTTTCCACCAAGTTTGTTGATTGATTGCAGTGTTGTCATGCATTCTCTCCCTCCATACCACTATGGTGGCCGCTACAATACCCAACACACGTAGACAGTTAAATCGACTCCAGTTCTAAAACTGTTAGACCTTTAAAAATGTGGGGTTGTCTTTATGCTGGCTGCAAACATGCTCTCAGAAGTGGTGAAAACGGTGTGTacaatttgaaaacaacaacaacaacaacaaaacatcttttGACCAGATGGTGGAGCTGTTGATGCAAGGATGTGAATTAAGAGAGCCAggaggaaagggaaaaaaagattaaagcaaaaattCTGAAACAAAGAGAGACTTAGAAAAGAGTGGGACACGGAGGTAAGAAGACATGTAAGAGGACATTTAACAAGATCATTCATCCTTTGCTAAAACTcagaattgcattaaaatacattaatgcaATGttcatagatagatagatagatagatagatagatagatagatagatagatagatagatagatagatagatagatagatagatagatagatagatagatagatagaatgATTTCTGCATTGGAACTAATTAATTTGAGAGGAGCATTctcatttatttcactaatatcCACAGGGTGTGCTTGATTTGCATACCTTCCATACGCCCTCACCTAATGCATAATTGATACGACTGTCATCTCCCCAACCATAATAACATCATTCCAAAGGGAGCAGTGAGAAATGAATCTTGGCATTTGAACATCTCGAGCCAAGATTAAGATGTCTCCGGGGCTGTCACCTAAAAATATACATAGAATAGTCAGACATCAAATCAATactgtttgcttttttgcatgattttcttAATGACATGCAGTATCGATCAGAGTGAAGCGTCTCTCTACCTGTTGCACTGATTTCCcttgtcaaaaatgatttatttcagcttttctgaTTGAGACTTCATGCAGCTGTTTTGTGGAATTCATTATGTTAGTAAGTAATACTGAAAATGTTGAACTACATCTACATTACATCCTGTATTTTTCCTAactttgttttcacacatttctACAGCAATTGCAAGACTAGatgtcttcttttgtttcttaaagGCATTTCAGTTGTATACATGGTTGTCaacctttttataaaaaaaagaaaagaaaatatgttgtgcatttgtattaagCCCTCTttacagcatcatgaagaccaagaaacacaccAGAGAGACGAGGgtttttaaagcaggtttaggttctaaaacaatatttttagctttgaacatctcataGCGCACTGTTCATTTAACTGTCCGTCAACATGAAGAGAAGGGCACAATTACAAAACTATCAGGATATGTCCATCCAGCTGAAGTGACAGCGAGGCATGGATCACATTTATCAGAGATGCTGTCAAGAGGCTCAAGGTATCTCTGGAAGAACTGCAAATATTTAAGGATCTGGTGGGGCAGCTAATCAGAACTTTTGCCCTTCACAAATTTTGACTAATATCCAAAACAACATCCAGCAGAAAACTGACACTGCACATCACTCTGAATGCAGCATtgttaaatctaaatatttttttatgactgaGTTTTAGGTTTTATACATAATACACTAGTGTGGATACAATGACCATGACATTCCTGAGTGCCACAAAAAATGTAGTTAAGTTTATGATCGTGTcaatgtaaatgtgtttgtaaatgTACACCAGGCTTCTATAAGAGTACTAAAGTTGTTGTTcttttgatgaaacattttcatcctTTTCTTTCACAAACTAAAAATTTTCTTCTCAGGGCTCCATCAAAGCAGTCTATTCCCCATGACCTCTCTCAAAGGTGCCTGTAGAAGGTTCTTCACATACATTTTTGCATTGTCTGAGGCGTAAAGCTGTTTTAGCAAGCCTTAGGATGTCAAgtatgagtttaaaaaaagccCCCAGAAGTGTCCTTTTGTTCTATGCGAACCAACAGAAAGTGGGTTAACTTTTTGCAAATGCATCATAAGCTGTGTGTGTAATCTGGAAGAACTCAGAGACTCAGGAGACTTTGAGAGTGAAAGTCATTTAGTGTCTCTTCACAGTGTGATATTGAATGGTAAAAATAGTCCCAGATGAAGACTCTTGATGATGCAAACTGAGGATATTTGTTTAACATCTTGAAATCAGCAATTATATGATGCACAAGCAGCTGAAAGACTCagtcattttataaattatgaaatcaaCATTCAGGTTGCAGATTAACTGTCATTCCTCAATAATCCTCATGTGTAATTACACAAAAAATCTACTGTCTCCGTTTAGCTCTGCGTCAAATagaagtaaaacattaaagttgtAGCATGAATCACATTTGACTCTGCTATAGAGTAATTGGCGCAAAGAAGCCACACATAATTTGTCATCATTTGAATGCATTCAAAAGATAtcatttgcatatatttttaatgacagatgtgtttttctgactgaaatgtgtgaaatatattgtttttttaattttatgaattcATTGTCTACCACATAGCTAACCACCAAAGCATCACataactgaaagaaacaaagcaaaaggttactgatttagtgaaaaaaacatttaatcaaacatGATATATGAAGAAGTTCAATGGGTTGCAAAGTATTGTACAAGATACAACTTTCTGTTCGATGACACTCTCCAGCTTATTGTGGGGTATCCCCAGGTGTTCCCCTGCCAGAAGGGATTAATACTTCTGAGTTGACCCTAAGGACTCTTCAAAGTAGGGCATTCCCAGAAATCATCATTCAAAGGTCATCCTGTTGATATGCCTGAATCACCTCAACTGACTCCTTTCAGTCCAGAGGAGCGGCTGCTTTACTCCGGGCTTCTCCCAAATCACCAAATGACTGAGGTTGAATTCTTACTGTGCATTACACTATATGCATTTACAATGCATTCTcattatgtttgatttttaaatggtAATGGTTTGAAAAGGCAGATGTGGTCATTGCTTTCTTTCCACTTTTATAGTAGATTTAATGAGCCAAACATgatttgtttgcatatttttatagaCTTTTTTAGACATAAATGCACTTTCAGCGTTACGTAGTTTATTCATGGCGATTCCGAAAAAAGCCAATCTTGCATCTTCTCCATGACTTCAAGTTATGCAAGGTTTTCCCAATGGCTTCCCAAATCCTTCCAAAtaattctttgtgtttttcctcccttcttgaaaatgaaaacaaagaaaccacgtcttttatttttactcgtCTTGCGCAGCATCTGCAATGCTGTTTTCAGTTCATTCTCATTCTAAAGCATTCCTTTACTTACTTTAACCTTCCAAAGTTTTGACAAACTTTTTCCTCACTGTTGGTTTGCCCGGGGCGGTTCATACAGTAATTGTAAACTTTCAGCAAACAATGTATGGTGTTAACAGTCAAATGAAAAAGACATGCTGAAATTATATTGGCAGTTTGGCATCATGCTGCCTCTTCTCCAAATGGCACAAGAACTCTGACCTTTTCATAATCTTAGCGCTGTCATGAGATGACCTTTATGCACAGCATCACATCGTCGATGCATGAACCTTTAGACAAGCTATGAttggcctttaaaaaaaaacaaaaaatcaaactaCTGTTTACGCAAcacataaaaagagaaaagtgaaaccgcaattttatttttgctttaaagtcaaaaaatattcaacaggAAATGTTACTCATTAAGAATTTACCTCACTTACCTTAGTATTGGATTAACTGACAACATTTTGTGGATTTAGTTTTGAGTCATGTCAGCAAGAAAAGAATGATTCATAGAAAATTTCCTCCCTGCCTAGTCACAGACTGACTCTCTAAAGAATAGATGAAAACTCAATTCAGCCGCCTACATTAAATCTGTTagcgttttcttttttaggacTTTCTCACACTTTTTTGTGGTGAGAAACTTAGTGAATCAATAAAGTTCTGGTCTACTTATTGGGTTGTGGGTGTAACCTGAGGGATtggcaggaggagaaagaggaggtgGAGAAAGGCCAGGTTAGCTTCCCTGGTGGAGAGGAAGGTTAGTCTGTTGGCCTGATGGCTTGTTCACTCTGCAGATGTCACCTGGTCATTATCCTGAGGCAACCATCTGCCAGTTGGTCCTGCAGGACCCGGCCGCTCCGTCTTCTGGGCCCCGTATGACAGGCAGGATGTGTGCTGCTTTCTCTTCTGCTTTGACCTGATACTCCTCCAGCCTCCGGTGTCCAAAAAAGGACCAGGTCGGTCAGGGGCAGAGGGAAGACAGAAGACACATGTGGAGAAACACTCTGCCTCaacaatgaagaagaaaaaaaaactggacagCATTAATGGTGCAACAGCAGTTTTTACTTGGACTCCCCTCTTAGTTGACTGATTGGCTTCTCACCCTTAGTGCTGCTGGGATGCTGAGATTTTGTGTGCTGCCAACTTCAGTATCACCAACCAGGCCCACAGATTTAACTTATCTCATCAGTGCTTGAATTCATATTGTGTCTGCTTACAATTGTTCGCTAATATGAACCATTTATACAAAACGGTGTTTATTATTCACAAAACAACAGTTAACAGACAGCAAATAATCCTTTGGTGGGTAATAAGTAAGCATAATGATCATCCCCTTCTCCAAGGTGTCAgattagattattattttagtgCTTTTAGATGGCTACCTATTAgattttacaaccacaaaatctACAAAtcttaaaactacaaacataaaaataatgacGGCAAACATTTATATACCTATTTATATGAAAGTAGTAATATTTGTATTGtaataaaatccacatttattaaaaaagagccttgaaaaaaatgtaaactgaaaattgttctgataattttttaaattgtgtaattatataatattttagtCTTCAAAATACCagaatatttgcatatttttaatttttttatccatctGATGTCATTGTACATTGAATCTGATTTTGTGATCAATTACTCAGTACCTGAGCCTTTTCATAGAATCCATTTTTACtgttgagtaatttcttggactgctactgtttacttttacttgagtaaaaatatgttaaagtagtGCTACTATTTCTTCAGAACAATTTTTGGGTTCTCCACCCACTTCTGGTAGCTCCCCTTCCAACCACTAAAATCCACATGGGCGGGTTTAGCTTCAAGTGACTTTCGTAGGAACTGTTGTGAGAAAACCAGGGTGTCAAACTTCAATCCGCAACTTTTGGATGTGACCCCAGTCCAACACACCTGACTCAGAGGACTGAATTACCAGAAGTGCCTGCTACTGACCTAATTATGTGATTCAGTTGTGTTGACAGAGAGAGACCAGCAATAGTTTGAATTACAGCTAGACTGGACTCTCCACAGAGTTTTTTAAGATCCCTCCATAGGGCGCTGCATTCAAAGTCATGTTACAACTCTCTGGACATCCTCCTAGATAAATCAATGTGTGGAACATGACTTCATCAACACAAATTTGAACTGGAGACTTTGCTATCACTACTTTGCCCTTGGGTGGCCACTGTGTAATAAATTGAGGCCCCAGTGGCATTGTGTAATGCGCTGACGCCAAAGTCGGGCATTCCAGACATTATGTTATCGCTCTTCGGCAACTTTCTACTGCATTCTCTGTTGCCCTGTactcacttttttaaatttgcactttttttaCGTTTATTATATTTGGATATAGAAATGACGATAGGTATTCTGAGCTACACGGTTGAACACAGCTGAGaagaaaaagttgtaaaaattacGATTATATGCCTGTTAAGATGTAATTTTGTGACTCGATGAGGTTGACTGGCTCCTATTAAGTAGTTTTTTCCCTGCCACAGCAGCAAAATGAGACCATTCAACATGTATATATATTCATCAAATGCTATTCCCATTTTGACATCTACAGGGTCCatccaaaaattttatttgctcATGTAACAGAAAGTGGCTTTGAGATAGTTCTCAATTTTCGTGGTTAATAATTCTACAGTCCTTTGCAATTCTTAGGTGAAACTCTGAATGTGGAACCGGACTGTTCATAATCAGACAgacataataaaatgaattataggtggaaacagcagagaatgctatggaagcccatttccgccatgaaaaaaaaaaaaaagaccaacaggaagtcataatttcgactttcaaagtcataattatgagatttaaagtcataatttcgactttcaaagtcat containing:
- the erlec1 gene encoding endoplasmic reticulum lectin 1, with the protein product MRRGLQELSSRAGEMIAGLMLVLFGGLLGVCSDVSANRGGYPSFTDEIPFKITWPGAEFRLPTSGAPYSEDDFVIMTTTEKEKYKCLLPSLANGEEDDDKGYGGPSPGELLEPLFKRSSCSYRIESYWTYEVCHGKHVRQYHEEKETGQKISVQEYYLGNMDQKSQSADTDQDEERENAKTASQTEVPTKNIEGQLTPYYSVKMGYGTPCTLKQNLPRSTSVLYVCHPEAKHEILSIAEVTTCEYEVVVLTPLLCTHPKYRFKSSPVNAIFCQAMEGSPLQPQRLTQLDKEQEELLKPPFSTNADIREEGVSPVREEAFTSTHKPMTVGGQVQVTVGTTHISRLTDDQLIKEFLSGLYCLQGGVGWWKYEFCYGKHVHQYHEDKEQGKNIVVVGNWNAEEHVEWAKKNVARSYQLKEDGAQKVKVVSHFYGHGDLCDLTGKPRQVVVKLKCKESESPHAVTVYMMEPQTCQYVLGVESPVICRILDTADEHGLLSIPS